From the genome of Kluyveromyces lactis strain NRRL Y-1140 chromosome F complete sequence:
TCAAACCCTGACATTGGTGATTCTCCAAAAGTCTATGTTTCGAACAGAAATGACCATCACAGAAGTTGCAATCGCCAATAAACTTCACAGCACTGCTGCTACACTTCTCAAAGCAACActtatccttctttttcttcttcttaacATCCTTTTTTGCCACTCTGGATTGTGTCGTCACTTTAATGCCGCCATTTGCCACACCACTTTCGTCTGCATGTTCTGCTCTCATTTCGCTGTTTTCACCAGTAAAGTTATTGTTTATCGTTTCTGGCATCTTTAGATTGTATATATCCTTAGTAGACCCAACCAAACAGTTGATTACGGAGGTTTTGGTCTTATTGCCTCTGTTATGACTAAAATACctttatcaaaaaagaCGACCTGTAGCCTTTATCTATGTTGAAACTGTctatttcctttttccttttttccttttctttatataaTACCTGAATGCCATAGTAATCACGGAAAAAAAGCATTTCGAGACTTGCTCATTATAGCAAATGGGCAAGTCTCATGTGTCATCTTGACCTAGGAGTGCATCAGTACTGCACAAGGGAATATTCTGTGATCTAAAGATGCGAAATGGTTGAATTTGGGGTATGTGGGTTGTATATACAATACAGACTATGTAGTGTTTTTAGTTCTCCATTTTAATGTTTCATGAGAGTTCGGCTCCTTCACAAATCGTCGGATATACTGTTCAAGTTAATAGATTGGCCTGGTTTGAATGCGGGGAGGCCTAGGTATGGACATCCGGAACATCTGAAGGCATCTCCTAGAGCACATGAACCACAACCTCCTACTTTTTTACCCTCTATAGTGAAATCGATTTCtgtcaattcttcttccgAGAATTTAATGACTTGTTGTTGCTTAGCTCTTCTTGACTCTATTTCTTGTTCCTCCATCTCTTTAAGTCCACATGAACAATCCTTACAGgcttttcttcttctttgcttgGATTTACCGCACTGGATCATTGTGATTGTATCCTCTTCGGTTTCTGCTATTAAatcgtcttcatcaattgagTCTCCGGTCTCTGGATCatcgaaatcatcaaagaacttGGTTTTAGAGTTGTTTGCAGAATCGTCACTTTCGAgatcatcgtcatcgtccTCTAGATCCGAGTCAGTAAGCTTGATTGCGGATACCTTTTTAGTCAGTTTCTTAAATGTAGgtaatttcttcaaactaACCGCAAGTCCTGCCGAGGGTGACGATCCAATAGGTTGTGTTTTATTCAGCTTCTTGAAACTTGGTAAAGCAACAGGTGCACTGGCTCCATTCTTCATGTTTCCCTTTAATGATATGCTCACTGGAGCCTTTTTCTCTCTAGATTCTTTCACCCAATAGTACTCTGACCCATTATTACtaacaatttcaaaccCATTAATTAAAGCATCCACTTTCAAAGTATCACTTAATCCATATAGTCTACCTGAAGGTTTCAACGTCTTGTGAAGCACAGGTATTAGTTTTGGTGGAAACTGAATGGCTTCTGGCTTTTCAGGAGTCACATAGTATATTACATCGTACTTCTCATCATCTGGAGAAATAGTACCATCATTTAGTTTGTTAATCAAATACTGAGCAACTATAGTAGTCTCAGACAAGATTGAACCCTTCTCAATAGTTTCCAATAGCTCCGGCTGTTGCGTTACAGCTGGATGGATCAAAACCAACGAGTCTCTACTCACAGTCATACTTTCTTTGACCTTCTTTTATCTCTGCTTCCAGTTAGTATAAGGGGAAATGAGCAACAGTGAACAGCTCAATAATAAACCGGTATTAAACAGTACTGTGAAATAAGACTAAGTAGTGTATTCTCTTGATATTAGTTCAGCACCCATATAAAGAAAATCTTAACTTGTCCTGCTGTCCGCTCTTTATCATGAACATAAGAAAACAGTTACTCATCTTTCCAACTTCTTACTCATAGAAAGATGATTaagttcttccaaatatATTCCAGATGTCAAGCTTCGGATTTCCTGAGTaatcaagagaaaaaaaaaaaaaagaaagtataTCATGGCACGTGACTTACGGGCCAAAAGTTAGATTAGTAAGACAACTGCTGGGTTGCCGGAACCGGTTAATACGATGGACGGTACCGGAAGGACCTGTATGTCTGGTATTAGAATGTTACAATGGGGTGATAGTTATGTATGCATTTATGTATAGCTTTTGTGTACCGTTGTGATTAGAATCGGAAGGTTGGTGTTGTGATGACTATGGCGGGTTATGCGTCGGTGGATGGTGGCGATGTTACGGTTTCGTGTAGACTCTTGACTTCATCGATTTCATTcacttcatcatcttcctcttcgtcatcgtcgtcgtcgtcgtcatcgtcatcgtcatcatcatcatcatcatcatcgtcatcgtcgtcatcatcatcatccaagttcttcttatcagatcgatcttcttcatcgtcgtcatcttcgtcttcatcttcttcgcCTTCCTCTTGGTTTTCGTCTTCTGGATACCCTCCTAACTTCATAACCACCTTGTCTACGATCTCATTACCATCCATCATTCCACCAAGTCCTATATCACCGTATATCCCAACAACTTTCTCTGATGGTTTGAATACGGTAATCCAAGgcatttcttctttaatCATGTTAAGGTGTCTCTTCGTGATGGAAGAGTTATAACTGTTGCTTACCATGGATGGTGCCAAAAATATTGGGAACAGTGGATTCCAAGCTCTTATTACACTTGTCAACAAATTATCACATAGGCCCAAGGCAATCTTAGATAAGGTGTTAGCAGTAAGAGGAGCCACTACGAGAATGTCTGCCCAACGACGGAGTTCAATGTGTAATACGGGATCCGTTCTTTGCTTCCACGCGTCCCACTCATCTTGATCCAACCACACTTGGATATGTGGAGGAAGTTCAATCTTGGCCGCTGTGGATATCGTATTACCATCAGTTGACTTTGTTTCTTGCCCTATGGGTACGGTGTTGGATGGGATATCGGTAGATGCTACCGTAGGTTCTTGAGACAAAGGAGATGATACTGATGGAGTTTGAGCAACCTGCGTTTGACCTTGTGTGTGGGACTGGCCTGAAATCGACCCCTTCTTCCTGTTAAGTGTTCTATTTGCGAAGAATTGAGCAGCAGCTTGTGTTAAAATGACTTGAATCGACACCCTGTCTCTACCatatatttcttctaattttttaatcattgatttgatcttcaatACTGATAACGAACCGGTAGCTCCAAACAAGATGTGTAGTTTCCCGTCATCTTGTGGTAACCTTGGATCTACGTTCTTGGCAGCTTCTCTCTTTGGGATATTTGGAGCCACTATCTGCGCGATTTCCACAGGTGGTTCTGAGGCTATTACCTGTTCATCTTCAGGAATTGTTGTTTCATTTAGTTTGAAAGTGGGAGCTGCGTTGGTTTGTGATCCATTTGGCATTGGTGATATACTGTTGGATCTGGatcttgatttgaaacttGGAGAATGTAATTCATCATTCACGACAAAATGAGGatgttgttcttcttgagGTTTAGATGTCTCTGCTTGAGAACCAAGGTTGATACCTTCGACTCCTTCTTGAATAGTGGCTTCCAGTGGTGTCTTAGGCTCGGTCTCGGCACCACCGGCGGTTTGTTCCACCGCAGAAGTCTTGTGTACGTTGGCAGGAGCTTTCCTAACCCTTAAATCCTCCTGTGATTTACTCAAGGGGGACTGAATCCTTTGTTCAATTGCAGTTCCTGCAGTTGGTTGTTTTACAGAAGTGGTTAATTCCACAGGCGGAGGCGACCCTGCTTTATCCGAAACAACTGGGGACGCTACCTTGCTTGGATTGTTCAAACTGTTAAGTAAGGCTGACGCTTGTTCTGCAGCGGCTTGCTGTTTGAGTACGGCATGCTTAGCATCAGTGAAAGTCACAGTTGGAACTCGTTTCAAACCAGATGCTGGAGTATTACTCACAACAGCACCAGAAGTCCCACTGGCATTCATAATAGATTTAGTAATACTAACAGAAGGACTGGCCGGTTTATTGACCGGAGACGTAGTCTGAGAAGCAGACGATCCAACAGCGCTACCTGTCGAATTGAGCATCTctgaatttctttgttcgCCAAGATTCACAAATCTAGGGGACACCAAAGAGGGCTGGCTCTCCGGAGAGTGAGGAGTTATTGGACTCATTTGATTCCCAAGTTGTCTGAATATCGATACAAATCAACCACGAAACGATTAAGCAGTCGCTAACTAATtaaaattggaagaacagGTGCTGGTCACCGAACGCTTTTGAAAACTATTGCCAGAAattagaaagaaaaatctCTCTGTATgggaaaacaaaaactgTTCCCGCTTGAAATGAATGTGTATTTCCACAACAAATAACCGGTATTTAAATTAGCACCTTGATAGAGTAGCGTAATGTGTAAATAAAAACAACCACTGGTGTCTGCGAAAACCTTTTATCTCAACTGAGAATATTCTAATATATCCCTTTCTATGGTTTTCATGGACCTAATCTACTGTCccatttatttttttttcggtATTTTTCCTTGTGTGCTTTTATTCTGATTTTTTGCTTATGGGAAAATTAGTTTGAGAAGCTGTCAAGTGTGTATTATGGAATTTGGAATTACGTGATGGTAAGGAAATTTCTAATTGGAGGGGAAAAACCGCACATGTACCGATTCTTAAAGCTTTTAGAATAAGTACTGCATCTAGTATCGCTGTTTATGTAGTCCTAATGTAGGGTCAGAGGTGTATATACGATTCTGTTTACTGTAGTGTACCTCACataaccaaaaaaaaaaaaaaaaattcactGCGGTTCCTGTAAATGAGTGTGAGTAGAAGCATTAACCGTACTGCAATGCTTCATCTGTCGAAATGGGTAGTTGGTGTTGATGGTTGTTGTCCAAATTTATAATAAAAGAGAATTAGATAGCTttaaaagataaagaattTAGTTATCGAGAGGTTCTATTTTGTATAGGGTAAATCTATCTCTTTCTTGTACTGTTGGCGAAACGTCCTCTACCAACACGAACATTGTGGTGCTTTAAACCATCGATGGCAAACGGCGAGATATAATTTTCTGCAGATCCGCCACCGATCCAGTTGTTTAGGATCTTTTCGTTGTGTCTTCTAGtccattcttcttgtttgaCAGCCTTCTCGTACTCCTTTTGATCTTCTCTTAGGAGTTCAACATCTTGAGAATGTTTTGAATGTACAAAACCTTTGTTGCCAAATCTCTTCTGTGCATTCTTTGATAGGGGACTTGGTAAGGAATAACGATTACCTCTGTTATTCCATTGGAAGTTAGCCTTCAAATGAGGCGTCACTTTTCCGGTCACAGAATCAACGGAAACCGCACATCTCAATACGGTGCCTGAACCACCACAAGACGGACAGAAATGCTTTGCCTTACCATCTTTTGGCATAGGTAGTAGTTGGAAACAGGCATGACATCTTAACATATAGTTACGAAGCTTCTTGATTCTTAAACCGGACATGAAGTTCATCAAGTTTAAATTTAATTGTAACGAAACGTTCTGCACTGCAAAATCACCAGTCGCTAGAGCTACTTGGTTTTGAGGCAGCTCTAATGATGATGCAGTGTTGTTTTCGGATACGACGCCTTCTCCGCCTGTGGTATCTTCGCCGCTGTCTTTGATAATGGCTTCTGTTAAGTTATCTGGGGTGATCCATTCACCATCCTCATCGGATAGGaatccttcttcttcttcgtcatttTTTGCTTCCGTTGCagtttcaacttcttcttcaccagGTACATCAGGGGAAACTTCATCCACTAGTATTGGCTGTTCCTGCTCCTCATTAGCTGGTTCTTGTGATTCAGTTGGTTGGTGTTCGGCTGTAGTTTCTTGAGATTTTGCGGCAgcttctctcttttctctctgTTTCTTACCTCCTCTTCtagttttcttcttattcttcttcacaGGCGTTTCGGCGGTGTCAGATTCAGCAGTAGGATCCTGCGTTTGTTCAATTGTTTCCTTTGGCcttgtttcttccttcGTTTCATGTTTCAACGCTTCACCTGGTCTTTTTCTTAGTCTCCAATCTCCTTTATTAAGTTCAGTCTCTAATTCATATGCCAACGCGATGATATGGATATCGTTAGCACTTAGTACAGAATAATCACCAGTTAACTTGGCAAAATCGGACACTCGCTTGATTGATGCAGCCGAAGGATGTTTCACCTTCAACGTTCCTAAACTTTGCCAAATCTCTAAGTTCTTCCTAGACTTGGcatctttgatttcatgCAATACAGTTGGAGCAGTGTAAAATGTTTCCGCATAGTTCTGGTAATGGGTATAAGATTGAGTGATCAATGGAGTTGCATCGAGCACTAAAGCTTTGACATGCGGATGTTGTTCAGCCATAGTGTATTagttttatctttattaGACCGACCAGAGCAACACTATTAGCTATAGATGTGAAATGATTCTGTTATACGATAGTATAGATAGGTACAGCTTAATTAACTGTTCAACAGTGAATTCGTAACTTGTTTAGCacatctcatctcatcgcatctcatcgcatcttAAGGcttcatttcttttaataAAATTTTCATGCATGCATTTCATACCACGTGACTTCGCCATATCATAACGTAGTTCATTAACAGAATTTAGATAAACATGAGGAAGATTGACGTGGTGAAAAAAGTTTCGTTTGTTTGTCCTATACCTACAGTTAGCCGTGTGCTTGGAGTTGTGCTGGTACTCTTCCAAAACGCCATTCTTCCTATTCCTGTTTATTTAGGTTCCTTTAGGATATGATCTTTTTGTCAGAAGAACCTTCAAAGCACGATGAAataagaatttgaaagaaaaatgattcaaacCGCTAAAAGAAGAGAGTCCAAGAAGTATTATATACCACTGTATTTATCTTTCCACACCAGGTACGGATTTCTACCAATAATCATCTGTTGAAGTAAAATATGccagttgaaaaagatttgaaagaagctTATTCTCTATTGTACGATAAAATTGAAGTGGAAAAGGCATTGGAATTGTACGACAAAGTCCTCAAGCAGGATCCAAATAGTTTGAATGCGAATGTGTACAAATCAGTATgtcttgaaaaattatacTTTAGATCAAGTTCATGGCATAACGAAGAAACCTTACAAGCTTCTTACGATTTCTTAAAGAAGGCATTAGACATTGCAGAAAGAAGAGGAGACAGATCAAAAATAGGGTTTGTGTATTTTAGGTTTTGCATACACTACTATAATTGTAAGAAATACTGTCTAGCTCAAGAATTCATGCAGAAATGTGAATCATATGGATTCAAAGATGACACTTTACCAATGTGGAAACATAACATTGATACTGCAATCAGGAAGCATGTCAAGAAGGATGTGATGGATGAGAGGGCGAAGGCTGTGAGGTCTCCTGAGACAGACAAAGCTTCTTCAGACATGTCTCCTTCGGAGGCACAAAAGGACCTACCAACACTTTCTCAGGAGGATAAATTAAAAATGGATTGGTATCAAAGCTCTAGCACTGTTACACTCTCGTTGTTCACCAAAAATCTACCTAACTCAAAAAGTGATGTTAATGTCAGCATCAAAGGCTCTCATCTAAGCATTTCATATCCTATACCAGATAAGGGATCAGAATTTCAATATTCTATCATGTTGAGTCACAACGTTGACCCGACTGCTATTCAAGTTTCTGTATTCACTAAGAAGCTAGAAGTTACACTAGGCAAAGCTGAACAGTATCAATGGAAGAGTCTAGAAAGGACCGATGGGGACGTAACTCCGCTGATTACGAAAAACATCATCAATTCAGACTCTTCTGCCAAAGAACTTTCATATCCTTCATCATCTAAAAAGGCCATTGATTGGTCCAAGATAGATATTGACAGCGATGAACaagattcaaagaatcaatcCGCAGACGCCTTTTTCCAACAGATATACAAGGGAGCTGATGAAGATACGAGACGAGCTATGATGAAATCATTTATTGAAAGCAATGGAACCTCATTGAGTACAAATTGGGAAGAAGTGTCAAAGGGAAAAGTTGAGCCAGCATTGCCCGAAGGTgttgaaatgaagaaattatagTTAATATTTCAGTTAATATTACACGTGTTATTGGATATATCACGGATGGTCAATTTCTATATAAAAGTATAAACAATTTCTGTTGAAACTAGTAGATATAATACAGTGTTGTCATCGGGTTCAGTCAAAAAGCACTACTATCCCAATCTATGTTCTCATCATTTGCATTGTTGAGTTTGGCTAATTGAGATTGCTTCCattcaatgaaattatCGTCATTCAAAAAGCTCGAGTCACCGttattagtattattgGCTCCGTTATTACTGCACACATTTAATTTGAGTTTACCTTCAGGGGATTTAATTATTGAATACACTGACCCAAGAGGTTCTTTTATTGGGCTACTTGGCAATTTTGTAGCCATATATCTTGCACCATTTGCATCTTTTACGTTCATATTGTTTCGTTCAAAACTGTTCAATGAACAATCTCCTAACTTTGCGAGAGGTTGGTGTGTCTTTTCAGTTGATTTCAGGATATTCAAAAGGTTGCTCGAAATTGGTGCTAATTGTTTCGGTTTTACTATACTTTTTCGTTTTTCCCTACAATTCAAAGAGCCGATACGAGTATCTAGCGTTGGTATACGTGAAAGATCTTTTTTGACCGATATGTGAGGAGGTGGAAGAAGTACATTTGTTTTTTTGGTACTTTCTATTGTGATCCTGCTTCGAGGGGTGAAAACCGGCTTTGATATCTTATTCTTGTCCACAGACTTTACAAGGCGTGTAGAACCAGCTACACGACTTGCTTTTGGAGTTTTAGGTACTACTTTCTTGATTTCGTCTTGTTTAACAGAAGGCGGTTTCATATTTATTCTGCTTTTAGGATACTTGCTCAATAACTCAGCTTCCTGCTGTATCACAACATCTAAAAAGTACTCGCCGTTGAGAAGGAAAGGCTTTCCAAACACgtcttgaaattgaagtaatttttcttttaggTCTTGGACAATGGTTGGAAAATGCCTTGATATAcgttttcttgttctttcttcctCAAGTAGGATCTTGTGAGAGTTTCTTGCGAGAAGCCTCGAAGAGTCTTTTGTACTTTCATCTAATCTGATTTTGTCTTTCTgtaaagaatcaaaactCTCAATCAATTTCCAGATAGGCTGATAGATATCCATCTTTTTCTTAAGATCCTCGATCTGAGATTCACAATACTCCAAAAGATGctcatcatcttctaaCGATTGTGATTCTTTGGACATATTATCAAATGAAGTAAGGAATTCCTCTTGTTCTTCCATAGTAAATGACATTGCTTTGTAGTATTCTTTTATCTTCTCCCAAGACTCTTGTATTAGTTTTTttatcaacttcttcttcatctcttCCAGCTTAAGTAACTCATTTGCTAAATTTTCTAATGAACGCATTGATAAA
Proteins encoded in this window:
- the TMC1 gene encoding Tmc1p (some similarities with uniprot|O00017 Saccharomyces cerevisiae YOR052C); translation: MPETINNNFTGENSEMRAEHADESGVANGGIKVTTQSRVAKKDVKKKKKKDKCCFEKCSSSAVKFIGDCNFCDGHFCSKHRLLENHQCQGLKSCKDQMHQRNADKLHKEQPIVPKIHI
- the DRE2 gene encoding electron carrier DRE2 (similar to uniprot|P36152 Saccharomyces cerevisiae YKR071C DRE2); protein product: MTVSRDSLVLIHPAVTQQPELLETIEKGSILSETTIVAQYLINKLNDGTISPDDEKYDVIYYVTPEKPEAIQFPPKLIPVLHKTLKPSGRLYGLSDTLKVDALINGFEIVSNNGSEYYWVKESREKKAPVSISLKGNMKNGASAPVALPSFKKLNKTQPIGSSPSAGLAVSLKKLPTFKKLTKKVSAIKLTDSDLEDDDDDLESDDSANNSKTKFFDDFDDPETGDSIDEDDLIAETEEDTITMIQCGKSKQRRRKACKDCSCGLKEMEEQEIESRRAKQQQVIKFSEEELTEIDFTIEGKKVGGCGSCALGDAFRCSGCPYLGLPAFKPGQSINLNSISDDL
- the VHS3 gene encoding phosphopantothenoylcysteine decarboxylase complex subunit VHS3 (weakly similar to uniprot|O00019 Saccharomyces cerevisiae YOR054C VHS3 Regulatory subunit of Ppz1p which is an isoform of serine/threonine protein phosphatase Z involved in regulation of potassium transport overexpression suppresses the synthetic lethality of the hal3 sit4 double mutation), which produces MSPITPHSPESQPSLVSPRFVNLGEQRNSEMLNSTGSAVGSSASQTTSPVNKPASPSVSITKSIMNASGTSGAVVSNTPASGLKRVPTVTFTDAKHAVLKQQAAAEQASALLNSLNNPSKVASPVVSDKAGSPPPVELTTSVKQPTAGTAIEQRIQSPLSKSQEDLRVRKAPANVHKTSAVEQTAGGAETEPKTPLEATIQEGVEGINLGSQAETSKPQEEQHPHFVVNDELHSPSFKSRSRSNSISPMPNGSQTNAAPTFKLNETTIPEDEQVIASEPPVEIAQIVAPNIPKREAAKNVDPRLPQDDGKLHILFGATGSLSVLKIKSMIKKLEEIYGRDRVSIQVILTQAAAQFFANRTLNRKKGSISGQSHTQGQTQVAQTPSVSSPLSQEPTVASTDIPSNTVPIGQETKSTDGNTISTAAKIELPPHIQVWLDQDEWDAWKQRTDPVLHIELRRWADILVVAPLTANTLSKIALGLCDNLLTSVIRAWNPLFPIFLAPSMVSNSYNSSITKRHLNMIKEEMPWITVFKPSEKVVGIYGDIGLGGMMDGNEIVDKVVMKLGGYPEDENQEEGEEDEDEDDDDEEDRSDKKNLDDDDDDDDDDDDDDDDDDDDDDDDDDEEEDDEVNEIDEVKSLHETVTSPPSTDA
- the NOB1 gene encoding rRNA-binding endoribonuclease (similar to uniprot|O00021 Saccharomyces cerevisiae YOR056C NOB1 Nin1 (One) Binding protein essential nuclear protein involved in proteasome maturation and synthesis of 40S ribosome subunits required for cleavage of the 20S pre-rRNA to generate the mature 18S rRNA.) yields the protein MAEQHPHVKALVLDATPLITQSYTHYQNYAETFYTAPTVLHEIKDAKSRKNLEIWQSLGTLKVKHPSAASIKRVSDFAKLTGDYSVLSANDIHIIALAYELETELNKGDWRLRKRPGEALKHETKEETRPKETIEQTQDPTAESDTAETPVKKNKKKTRRGGKKQREKREAAAKSQETTAEHQPTESQEPANEEQEQPILVDEVSPDVPGEEEVETATEAKNDEEEEGFLSDEDGEWITPDNLTEAIIKDSGEDTTGGEGVVSENNTASSLELPQNQVALATGDFAVQNVSLQLNLNLMNFMSGLRIKKLRNYMLRCHACFQLLPMPKDGKAKHFCPSCGGSGTVLRCAVSVDSVTGKVTPHLKANFQWNNRGNRYSLPSPLSKNAQKRFGNKGFVHSKHSQDVELLREDQKEYEKAVKQEEWTRRHNEKILNNWIGGGSAENYISPFAIDGLKHHNVRVGRGRFANSTRKR
- the SGT1 gene encoding co-chaperone SGT1 (similar to uniprot|Q08446 Saccharomyces cerevisiae YOR057W SGT1 Probable cochaperone regulates activity of Cyr1p (adenylyl cyclase) involved in assembly of the kinetochore complex associates with the SCF (Skp1p/Cdc53p/F box protein) ubiquitin ligase complex); the protein is MPVEKDLKEAYSLLYDKIEVEKALELYDKVLKQDPNSLNANVYKSVCLEKLYFRSSSWHNEETLQASYDFLKKALDIAERRGDRSKIGFVYFRFCIHYYNCKKYCLAQEFMQKCESYGFKDDTLPMWKHNIDTAIRKHVKKDVMDERAKAVRSPETDKASSDMSPSEAQKDLPTLSQEDKLKMDWYQSSSTVTLSLFTKNLPNSKSDVNVSIKGSHLSISYPIPDKGSEFQYSIMLSHNVDPTAIQVSVFTKKLEVTLGKAEQYQWKSLERTDGDVTPLITKNIINSDSSAKELSYPSSSKKAIDWSKIDIDSDEQDSKNQSADAFFQQIYKGADEDTRRAMMKSFIESNGTSLSTNWEEVSKGKVEPALPEGVEMKKL
- the ASE1 gene encoding Ase1p (weakly similar to uniprot|P50275 Saccharomyces cerevisiae YOR058C ASE1 Member of a family of microtubule-associated proteins (MAPs) that function at the mitotic spindle midzone required for spindle elongation undergoes cell cycle-regulated degradation by anaphase promoting complex potential Cdc28p substrate), with product MQTTPVSEVPDPTDCLRLTPVNLKTLRSPLKQGQMNIETNDSLYKENFNLISRQLQNLLSELDVIYREVGYSNIEISRKEKQIFHNLSNSISKFFDEANAERDMLTKEYQVGQHSLQCMLNAINDPKGVYTIPDLFMRNSVLETSAQAIIDDNCSSPQRTSASLLNKLKTLNNVKVFVMNAYLPKFMDHLSTVMKLRHLMDKVPDMEDQILPANLALPTAALCDDFNTRIRTCKGDMQSLFKFFQEEEKAVFYQSFFSNLTSNCIHTLETLIKNYQEEYNRRLETYKELLNNLLQIADDLCIDIRSELPNELHIEISEDAKPTITWHAIESLQKSLKKCEYQRQNRLKERTELLRKCQVLWTKLKVPEQQQQKFIENNSDLSMRSLENLANELLKLEEMKKKLIKKLIQESWEKIKEYYKAMSFTMEEQEEFLTSFDNMSKESQSLEDDEHLLEYCESQIEDLKKKMDIYQPIWKLIESFDSLQKDKIRLDESTKDSSRLLARNSHKILLEEERTRKRISRHFPTIVQDLKEKLLQFQDVFGKPFLLNGEYFLDVVIQQEAELLSKYPKSRINMKPPSVKQDEIKKVVPKTPKASRVAGSTRLVKSVDKNKISKPVFTPRSRITIESTKKTNVLLPPPHISVKKDLSRIPTLDTRIGSLNCREKRKSIVKPKQLAPISSNLLNILKSTEKTHQPLAKLGDCSLNSFERNNMNVKDANGARYMATKLPSSPIKEPLGSVYSIIKSPEGKLKLNVCSNNGANNTNNGDSSFLNDDNFIEWKQSQLAKLNNANDENIDWDSSAF